In Aspergillus nidulans FGSC A4 chromosome IV, a single window of DNA contains:
- a CDS encoding uncharacterized protein (transcript_id=CADANIAT00000092): MDSEANPSTAEAPAAPEGSTSEPPPLPYSLRDRKKSIAFFWFLFVLDCTAQPLGLYFGLWYGTNLSHNLVFTIVTISLGGISVFEYFYRLYNLFRSDSTTRPLNARKSWINFTIVWLILAVELITGTVPEEPYVRLVAMVLPTVMFYFGAVYLSLDILRACGFRAPFRISSTPKGAVMPTALYVLIEDVVAVDGAGGQMYRYALRTRYLSSPYFRRMLVQMNFFWAGGSIIWAAAITAMVFTTPQDAAFVIGWSVPFVWAALWTVITIPWVQSDLRREKEAWRTNGAQGGEPYADDINAPSARTRLESLHFPRFFPQRLVREKRSAQSMSETQS; this comes from the exons ATGGATTCAGAAGCGAATCCTTCTACAGCAGAAGCACCTGCTGCTCCTGAAGGCAGCACGTCAGAACCCCCACCGCTCCCATATTCCCTCCGAGACCGGAAAAAGTCGATTGCATTCTTCTGGTTCCTATTTGTCCTCGATTGCACCGCTCAGCCGCTCGGCTTATATTTTGGGCTTTGGTATGGCACGAACTTGTCGCATAATCTGG TCTTCACCATCGTCACCATTTCACTGGGCGGTATCTCAGTATTCGAGTACTTTTATCGGCTCTATAACCTCTTCCGCTCCGATTCTACAACCCGGCCGTTAAATGCTAGGAAGTCATGG ATCAATTTCACCATTGTGTGGTTGATATTAGCTGTTGAGCTTATCAC GGGAACGGTGCCAGAAGAGCCTTATG TGCGCCTCGTCGCCATGGTCCTTCCGACAGTGATGTTCTATTTCGGTGCCGTCTACCTTTCACTGGATATCCTCCGCGCGTGCGGATTCAGAGCACCATTCCGAatttcctcaacacccaagGGGGCCGTTATGCCCACAGCCTTGTACGTTCTTATCGAAGATGTGGTTGCAgttgatggagctggaggtcaGATGTACCGATACGCCCTTCGGACGCGGTACCTTTCCAGCCCATATTTCCGCCGGATGCTCGTGCAGATGAATTTCTTCTGGGCGGGCGGTTCCATTATCTGGGCTGCTGCCATTACGGCGATGGTGTTTACAACACCCCAAGACGCCGCCTTCGTT ATCGGATGGTCAGTGCCATTTGTCTGGGCGGCCCTTTGGACCGTTATTACTATACCCTGGGTTCAAAGCGATCTCCGGCGCGAGAAAGAAGCGTGGCGCACCAACGGGGCCCAAGGAGGTGAGCCCTATGCCGACGATATCAACGCTCCAAGTGCTAGGACTCGCCTTGAGTCCCTTCATTTCCCTCGCTTCTTCCCGCAAAGACTAGTCCGAGAGAAACGGTCTGCACAGTCGATGTCGGAAACGCAATCGTGA